TAGAGAACTTGTTTTTAAACCAGGAACTGAATTTTTGTATTCATCTTTTGGATACACACTACTTGGTGCGATTATAGAAAAAGTTTCAGGAAAATCATATCAAAGTTATATGCAGGAAAATGTCTGGAAACCAGCAAATATGATTAACACTAATGTAGCACAGACTAAAACGAAAGTTTACATAAAACTTGGAAATCACTTTTACAGAAGTCCAAAAAATAATTTGAGTTACACATATTCTGGAGGAGGAATACAATCCACAGCAGAAGACCTAATAAAATTTGGAAAAGCTGTCTTAAATTATAAGTTCATAAATCCTTCAACAACAGAACTGATGATTCAATTGACTAATAATGAAAACGAGGAAATGGAATATACTTTCGGTTGGGATAATTGGAAAAGTCCTAAATTTGGAAAAGTTATTGAACATAATGGAGTACAAGTTGGATCAAGTAGCTATTTTAGAATATATTTTGACGAAAAAGTGGTAGTTGCTACTTTAGCCAATAATTTGAATTCAAGCGAAGAAGTTCGAGATTTATCAATTGAGCTTTCATATCTATTATTAGAAATGGAAAAAGAATGAAAACACCGTATAAAATTAATTGCTGGTTTTAGACTATTTACGAAAGTCCTTGTAGACTTTCTATCTGTGTTTTATTTGCTAAATTTAGTACTTAAATCACGCAACTAATCTTATACGTATTCCAAGATCAAATCCTAATAAAGTTTCTTTTTTTTAAGCTGCATGTTGTTGAAGAACTACATAAGGTGTTCCTCTTTTAACAACTGCAAAAGCTCTTGAGATTAGTTTGTTTCTAACATTATTTATGGCTAACATTTTATCTTTTCCTTCTGCTAACTTTCTTTTATAATACATTCGTAATTCACTATCATGCTGTATTGCTGAAACACTTGCCATACTCAATAAACTCTTCATTTTCCTATCACCTAAATAATGACATTGTTTCCTTCTTCTTATACTTGTTCCTGATTCATGCGCGAAAGGTGCTGTTCCACAATAACTCGAAAATGAGCGCCAATTATCAAATCTAGTAAAATTACCTGTATGATAAATCAGTTGACAAGCAACTACAAAACCAACTCCTTTTAAACTAGATAATAATTCATAGTTCTTATACATCGAACTATCTTCAAATATTAATTCTTCTATTCTAATTTCTATTGACTTTACTTGTTTGGATAAATAGTCAATACTTCTTTTTAAACTAATGCAGCCAGCATCTGTGGTAGCACTGGTTAAAAACACTTTCATTTCTTTTAAAGTTTCCTTTAATCCTGCATTGTTTCTAACTAATTGATCTCTCAAAGCGAGTAATCTTCCAAGCTCTAGATGAGCTGTGCTTTTTACTGTACTTGGACTTAATTCTTCTCTGTAAATCCACCCATAACGGGCTATTAAACTTGCATCTAGACGGTCTGTTTTTTCTTTTACAATTCCTGATGATCGCTTTATTTTTAAGGGACTCTCTTCAACATAAACAATCTTCTGACTATGTAGATAAAGCGCAAATTTTAAAGAATAATATCCTGTATTCTCAAAACAATAAAAAACATCAACCCCTTTTGTTGCTTTTAAAACCCATTTTATTAAACTTTTATATCCTACGATATCGTTCTTAAACTCCTTGTGAGACTGGGCATGATAACAATAAGCATCAATTTTTTTTTTTGACACATCAATTCCTACGACTTCTTTGTAATTTTTCATATTTTTACATTTAGTGTGAATAAATTTGTTGCTTTAACTACTTCCTTTATCGGGAGATTTAACTCTGGTATTCCAAATGGTTCTTGGCAACTTTATAGAAACAGAGGACTCGTACGTGTACTGGAGCTTAAAATCTAAAACACGTTATAGTTCTCCTCTTTTTCTATCTAAAGATATTTAATACAAACTAAAGAAACACGTTACCACACATTAGAAAATCGAAATGTCAGATAATGAAATAAAAATTCAAAAAGATTCCCAAGATCGAGAAAGTGAAGCTTGGCGAAAGTTGCTTAAGTTGATCGAATCTGTAAATACTGACGGACAAGACGAATTCAACCCTGTTAAAGAACTGGGTGCTGAATATTGGAAGCACATAAGAAGTTTACCTAAAGAAATTGAAAAACTGAATCGAGTAAAACATTTGATACTTTATGGAAGTAACTTGACTAGATTTCCACAAGAAATTGGTAAAATGGAATATTTAGAGGAATTCACTCCATATACTTCTTACGGATTACGGTGGTTTCCTTTTGAAATTACTAAGTGTAAAAAACTCAAAAATAGTACTGTAAGTACAAGAGCGTTATTTGGGAATTTTAAAAACAAAAAGCCTTTTCCAGACTTGACGAATAACCCTGTGAATTATTCTGGTGGAAATAAATGTAGTTTATGTGAAGAAACGGAATCTGAGAATCGATTTGAACAGTATTGGATATCGCTGAAAGTTGCTACGGATATATTGCCTTTACTAGCTATTGTATGCTCTAATGAATGTTTAACTAAATTACCTAAACCAGAGAAAGGTTATTACCCTAAACCTCACAAAGGTGGTATATTGAAAAAAGAATAAAAAAAAGATCATAACAATTTGTATAATGCATATGCAGCCTACGGGATGCAAACGCATCATATAAGAAACGTTAGACTTAATTTCCAAAATCACGAGGAAAAACGTTAGTAATCTCATCCATTGTTCCCTACTACTCATATTAAGTATATAAGTAATAGTTAACACTGAAAATTATAAACGTTTTGGGTATTATTATTATTATTATTATTATTATTTGGATGATTTTTGAAACACCGTTTATTTGTCCCATAGGATGGAAGAAGAAAATTTCTTAGCTTTGGACAATAAACTAAATATAACACTTCGTAAACTCCATTTATTAAATAATTTGTCTTCGCTATCGCTTCGCAAACGATTTAATAAACGACGCTTTAGCTGAGTTTACTACGACGTTAGCCACAATTAAAAAAATGAATGAATTAAATAAAATATTGAAAGAATTAGTTGGGTTAACAGAAAGTGAATGTGAAGAATTTTCTAAACAATTAAAAAGACAAGAGCATAAAGCGAAAACCATATTAATTGAGGAAGGAAATATGGCAGAGTCCTTGTACTTTATTGAATCTGGACTATTTAGAACATATAAAAAATTGGATGAAAAAGATATTACTACTTACTTCGCCTGTGATAATCAATTTATAACGGTTTTTAACAGCTTTATAAATCAAACACCTTCTTCAGAAAAATTGGAAGTTATTGAAGATAGCATCGTTTATGAAATATCTTCTGATAGCTTGATCAAGCTTTATAAAAAATCTTCAAAATTTGAAAAATTCGGTAGAATTTTAGCCGAAAAAAATCATCTTTGTGCTTTAGAAAGAACTTTAACAATGCAAACAAAGTCTGCAAAAAAAAGATACCTAGATTTTTTAGAAAATTACAACAAAAAAATTGTAAGTAGAGTTCCTCAATATCAAATTGCGAGTTTTCTTGGTATAGCTTCCGAATCGCTAAGTCGAGTTAGGAAAGAAATTTCCATTTCATAACAAATGTCAAGATATAAATATTAAAACCTGTCGTTTCTTTGTGTTTTATAAATGGAAAAATAAACACAATGAAAATATCAAAAAAATTAAAAACATCAATAGGTACAATACTTGCATTATTCGCTTTACTCATTATTAGTGTAATATATAATTCTTGGTCGCTTAGTCCTTTGGCTTGGTCGCCACCAACAATTCCAAAACTAGATGGAATACTTACGGAAAATAAATTATTAAGCACAACAGAACGGATTGATTTAGATGGTTGGTTTGGTCCAGAAGACATTGCAATAGATAACCAAGGGAATTTGTATTGTGGGGTGCATATTTCTAAAACAGACTTCACAGATGGTCGCGTTTTAAAAATCGATAAGTCTGGAAAAGTTAGCGTATTTGCAAATTCAGAATCTTGGGTTACAGGAATGCATTTTGATAGTAATCAAAATCTAATCGCTGGCGACTTAGAAAGAGGTTTAATAAGTATAGACCAAAATGGTAATATTAGAACTTTGGCAAGTGAAGATGAAAACGGCAACAAATTCTTAATACCAAACGACGTGGATATTGCAAGTGACGGAATGATATATTTTACAAATACATCATCAAAAGTTAATTTTAGCAACAAACATATTTGGAAATTATTAATGGAAGCGAGACCAGATGGTGGTCTTTATAGTTACGACCCAAAAACCAAACGTGTAAAAATGTTAATTGACGGAACATATTTTGGAAACGGGGTTGCTGTTTCTGAAAATGATGACTTTGTATTAATGGTAGATTTAGCAAAATATAGAATACGTAGATATTGGCTTAAAGGAGACAAAAAAGGAACTACTGATATATTTTTAGATAATTTAACTGGTTTTCCAAATGGAATTTCTAGAAGTAAAGATGGTAGTTTTTGGCTTGGATTTTCAACTAAAAGAGATAAATCGTTGGATGAAATACATCCAAAACCTCTAGTTAAAAAAATCATTTATGGACTTCCATCATTTTTGCAACCTAAGGCAGTACCTTATGGAATGCTAATGCATATAAGTAGCAATGGAGAAATTATAAAAACATATTACGATACAACTGGAGAATTTGTAACGGAAGCAACTTCAGTCGAAGAACACAATGGATATCTTTACCTTGGAGGAGATACATCTGGGTACATTGGAAAATATAAACTGTAAAAATAACTGTGGTTAACAAATAACAGAGGTAAAAACCAAACAAAATTTTTTATTAAATTTATACAATATTATTCTAGGCTCAAAATGCTACTACTTGGTGTTTTGAGCTCTTATTTTTTAGATAAACACTACTTATTTTGACAAAACGGAAACATACTTTTCATCATAAGGTAAACCAGATTTTGCAATAGCAAAACTTTGTTTGATTAACTTATTTGAAACTGCTATTAAAGCTAGTTTTTTACTCTTTCCTTTGTTTACAATACGCTCATAAATATCTCTACATGCTTTATTATGTTTGCATGCATTAAAGGAGCATAAAAACAAGAGATTCCGTAATTTTCGATTACCTACTTTACTTGTCCTACTTTGATGTCGCTAGTATCTCACGTAATTGCTAGTGCTAGTTTGTAACTAGTACCGTTTATGAATAAGTGTTAATTAAGAGAAATAAATAATATTTAAACTCCGCTCCGTAAAGTCTCTTGACTTAGCGGAAAGCGTTCTGTTGAGGCAACAATGAGGAGTGGAAAGAAAGAGTAAAAGCCCCTAAGAAAAGTAGTATAAATTATAAATAAGAATAACTCAAAGCCGGGAGACTTTGCGGAACTAGATAAAGTATTTTTAGATGAATTTAATAAACAGTTATAAGTTATTTAACTTTCCTAGTAACTGAACAAGCTTACTTTTTGTTTTTGCATATTCATATTGATTTTTTATCGATTTTAAATTACTTTCAATTAATTTAACCTCTCTGTAATTAATTAAAAATAAAGAGCTTTCTCCTAAATAAAATTTTCGCTCTTCGCTTTTAACAATTATTTTATAATCACTTACTAAGTTTTTTAAAATAGTATTTTGTTTTTGGTACGAAGTAATTTCTTGCTTAGTAGCAGTAATTTTATTTTGTAAAACTATTTTTGTGGCATTAATTTCAAAATCTAAGTCTTGTAATTTTAGTTTAGCAAGTTTTAAATCTCCTCTAGATTTTCTTAAAAATAACGGAACACTAACTTGTAAAGAATTTTTATAATTAGCAACATTAAAAGCATCTAAATTATTAACTTTTGAAGCTAAGAAATTGTGTTGAAAATCTATTTTTGGTAATAAATTATTTATTTTTAGTCGTTTGTTTATTTGTAATTTTTTCTTCTTTAATTCGAGTAATTTTAATTTAGGGTGATTATCGAAATTATTTTGAATTATATGATTTGTAGACGTTTTTAATATTGAATCAATTTTAGAGAAAGTAGTTGTATCTGGAATCATTTCCTCTTTTAATTCCATAGGTATGTTATCGTTAATCCATAAATAGTTAGAAAACTCTAATTTTGATTTTAACTGTTTAATGAAAGCTTTTTCTAAATCTAACTTTCTGTTTTTTAAATTTATACTTGCTTCCAATGTATCTACAGCAGCTTTGTCACCAGCTTTAAAATTTTTAACAACATTTTTTAAGCGAACATCTGCATTCGCATAGTAATTTTTATAAACTGCATATTGTTGGTAATATTGAATCCAATTTAAGTAAGAAGAAATTGCATTAAATAAAACAGTATTTACAAGTAATTGTTGTTCTAATTCACCTTGTTTAGTATATAGTTTAGCTTGTTTTAAGGTAGCCATTCTTTTATTAATAAATAAATTTCTTGCTAGCGGAATAGAAACTCCTACATTGTATAACCCATTTTTAGGGGTTTTAAATTGTGGGTTTAAGTATTGACCTGAATTGTTTTCATAACTAGCTTTTAATTCAATACCATACCAAGTAGGAATTTTAAAAGTAGAGATTAATTTTTTGTAATAATCAGTATTTTTAAACTCTTTTCTATTGTAATCAACTTCAATTTTAGGGTCAAAAGCACCACGCGCTTTCATTAATTTTGCTTCGTTGGTGTTGGTAATAAGTTTTGCCTGTTTTATAACAGGGTGGTATTTTTTTACATATCCTAAACTCTCTTCTAAAGAAAGTATATTTGTTTGTTTATTTTGAGAAAAAGAAACAAAACTTATGAGTAGATATAAAAAAGGTAGTTTTTTCATTATTTCTTTTTCTTTGATTTAGTTTCTTTAGTTTTAGGTTGGTAAAAATTAGGCGGAAAACTATTAATTTGCCTCCATAGTTCATACCAAATAGGTACATTTTCTAATAAAGCAATTGTTTTTGCTCCAGAACCTACTCTAATTGCTTCTGGCCAAGGTTGGCTTACGTTGTTAGGGGTTATTAGAACTCTATATTTACCATTATTGCTAATAAAATTTTCGATAGCAATAATTTTAGCTTCATAAGTACCTGTAGACATATTGGGCCAACCACTAAAAATTATAGCAGGCCAACCATCAAATTGAACACGAACTTTTTCGTTAACATGTATAAGCGGTAAATCAATAGGTCTTATAAACATTTCAACAGCTAAATCATATACAGCAGGCATTATGTTTATTAATTGTTCACCCTCTTTAAAAGTTTCTCCAATACCAGATTTTATTGCTTTATTGATATAACCATCTTGTGGAGCTGTAATGTATAATAAAGAATTTCTTTTGTTATAATTAGCCAAACTTGTTTCTAATTTAGATACCTGTATTGCTGTTTCATAAGCGCCAGATTCTGCTGAGTGTAACGTACTTTGCGCTTTAGATAATTTATCGATATAAGAAGCTTTAATACTAGATATAGTTAGTTTAGCGTTAATAATGTTGTTCTCAGAGGTTAAAAGTTTGTTTCTCTGAGAAATTACTTTAGCAGAAAATTCTTGAAGTTTTGCTTTTTTTTCCTCAACATGTTTTACGGCTTTTAAGCCTTCTTGTTGTAAGGTGTAAGTTCTGTCGTATTGAATTTTTGCAATATCTTTTTTTATAATGATAGTTTCTAAATCAATACTATCGCTTTTAACTTTTAGATATGCTTGTTGTAATTTATTTTTCGCTTGTTGTGATTTTAAACTCTGTTCATTTCTTATAGCAAAAATTTGCCTTTTTAAAGCGTTTATTTTATTACCATAAGATTTTTCAGAAAGGCTTTTCGAATCAATTTGATTCGCTGTTCTTTCAGCTAGCTTTGTATCGAAATAATTACTTTTTATTTCTGAAATCCTTAATATAGTATCACCTTTTTTAACAAAATCACCTTCTTTAATAAACCATTCTTCAATACGACCAGGTATTTGAGATTGTATAGTTTGAGGACGTTGGTTTGGTTTTAATGTAGTTACGTTACCTGTGCTAGTTACATTTTGAGTCCACGGTAAAAACATGGTAATAATAACTATTAATAAAAAGAAAAGTAAAAATTTTTTAAATAATTTATGATGTGCTTTTTTAAAAACTCTCTCGCCTGATTTAAAAGTTGATAAATTGACTTGATCAGAAATGGTATTGTTAGATATGTTTAACATTGATTTCTATGAATTATAAGTTAACAATTGCTCCTTTCTTAAGCGTAATTTGCTTGTTGCATTTCTCTTTCCAATTATCATTACTACTAATAATAATTAAGCTCCAAGGTTGTGAAGGTTTTGTAATAAAATCTATAATACCCTTAGTTTCTTTTTTATCTAATTGATCTAGAGGATCTTCTAATATTAATAATTTTGGTTTTCTTATAATAGCCCTAGCCAAAATTATTTTTTTTGAAATAGTATAACCAATATGTTTTCCTTCAGGTTTTAAATAAGTATCTAAACCATTGGGTTGGTGTTTTAAGAATTCGGTTAAACCAACAGTATTAAAGGTTAAATAAATATCATTATCTGTAATAGAGGTATCTCCAAAAGTTACATTTTCTCTTATAGTACCTTTAAAAGGAGTTTCTTCCGATAAAGACAACCCTAAATTAGCTCTATAGTTATTAAGATATAAGCTGCTTAATGATAAGTCATTTATAAATATTCCACCAGAAGTTGGCTCTACAAGACCCGAAATTAATTGGGCTAAGCTAGATTTTCCAGAACCACTTTCTCCTTGAATTAAAATTCTATCTTTAGCAGCTATCTCAAAAGAAATATCATTTAAAATTGGGTTATTTCTATTACTAACATAATAGGAAACATTCTGAAGTTCAACTTTAAAAGAGTTTGTTATGTTAATGTTATTACCTTTTTGATTTTCAATTGGTTTGTCAATAACCTGACCTAGTTTTTCAATTGAAGTAAGTACATCATAAAAAGACTCTAAGCCTAAAATTAATTTTTCAACTGAAGCTATCACTAGCAGTATAATTATTTCAGCAGCAACAAATTGACCAATATTCATTTTTTGATTTAAAACTAAAAAACCACCCATTAATAGCAGTCCTGCAGTAATAATTACTTTAAAACTAATCATTTGAATGTACTGAATAATTAAGATTTTAAAATGATTCTCTCTTGAATCTAAATAATCGTTTACTAGAATATCACTTTTTTCTACGGCTAGTTTTGTTTTACCTGACAATTTAAAACTAATAATTGTTCTAGCAATTTCTTGTAACCAGTGCGCTACTTTGTATTTATTTTTAGATTCCTTTAAGCTTGTTTCCAAACCAATTTTAGCGGTGTATTTAAACACTACAAAAATTAAAACCAATAGTAAAATTCCAAATAATATAAAAAATGGATGGTAAAAAGAAAGTAATAACAACGCAAAAATAATTTGTAACAATGCAGAAGGAACATCTATTAATATTTTAGAAATTCCTTTTTGAATAGTTAGTGTGTCAAAAAATCTATTTGCTAGTTCAGGCGGATAGTAGTTCCTTAATTCGCTCATTTTTATTTTCGGAAAACGATAACTAAGTTCTAAAGAAGCTCTTGTAAAAATACGTTGCTGTATTGTTTCAAT
This genomic stretch from Tenacibaculum sp. Bg11-29 harbors:
- a CDS encoding HlyD family secretion protein translates to MLNISNNTISDQVNLSTFKSGERVFKKAHHKLFKKFLLFFLLIVIITMFLPWTQNVTSTGNVTTLKPNQRPQTIQSQIPGRIEEWFIKEGDFVKKGDTILRISEIKSNYFDTKLAERTANQIDSKSLSEKSYGNKINALKRQIFAIRNEQSLKSQQAKNKLQQAYLKVKSDSIDLETIIIKKDIAKIQYDRTYTLQQEGLKAVKHVEEKKAKLQEFSAKVISQRNKLLTSENNIINAKLTISSIKASYIDKLSKAQSTLHSAESGAYETAIQVSKLETSLANYNKRNSLLYITAPQDGYINKAIKSGIGETFKEGEQLINIMPAVYDLAVEMFIRPIDLPLIHVNEKVRVQFDGWPAIIFSGWPNMSTGTYEAKIIAIENFISNNGKYRVLITPNNVSQPWPEAIRVGSGAKTIALLENVPIWYELWRQINSFPPNFYQPKTKETKSKKKK
- a CDS encoding SMP-30/gluconolactonase/LRE family protein, with protein sequence MKISKKLKTSIGTILALFALLIISVIYNSWSLSPLAWSPPTIPKLDGILTENKLLSTTERIDLDGWFGPEDIAIDNQGNLYCGVHISKTDFTDGRVLKIDKSGKVSVFANSESWVTGMHFDSNQNLIAGDLERGLISIDQNGNIRTLASEDENGNKFLIPNDVDIASDGMIYFTNTSSKVNFSNKHIWKLLMEARPDGGLYSYDPKTKRVKMLIDGTYFGNGVAVSENDDFVLMVDLAKYRIRRYWLKGDKKGTTDIFLDNLTGFPNGISRSKDGSFWLGFSTKRDKSLDEIHPKPLVKKIIYGLPSFLQPKAVPYGMLMHISSNGEIIKTYYDTTGEFVTEATSVEEHNGYLYLGGDTSGYIGKYKL
- a CDS encoding serine hydrolase, encoding MNKRKIILGIIVIFLCYLFYWTFEPYSLNPFSNKPISQSQSQNNLNCDNLNSFRLKADSIVNSAINKNAFLATSTGVYSEKCGNWLSTAGFLNKGNQEKPTKNSQFRIASISKPMTAIAILQLYEKGKINLDLSIQNYLHEFAKKEKGDITIRQLLNHTSGIPHYKSDLGIFNFTHYNNCVKALEKFENRELVFKPGTEFLYSSFGYTLLGAIIEKVSGKSYQSYMQENVWKPANMINTNVAQTKTKVYIKLGNHFYRSPKNNLSYTYSGGGIQSTAEDLIKFGKAVLNYKFINPSTTELMIQLTNNENEEMEYTFGWDNWKSPKFGKVIEHNGVQVGSSSYFRIYFDEKVVVATLANNLNSSEEVRDLSIELSYLLLEMEKE
- a CDS encoding Crp/Fnr family transcriptional regulator → MNELNKILKELVGLTESECEEFSKQLKRQEHKAKTILIEEGNMAESLYFIESGLFRTYKKLDEKDITTYFACDNQFITVFNSFINQTPSSEKLEVIEDSIVYEISSDSLIKLYKKSSKFEKFGRILAEKNHLCALERTLTMQTKSAKKRYLDFLENYNKKIVSRVPQYQIASFLGIASESLSRVRKEISIS
- a CDS encoding TolC family protein, with translation MKKLPFLYLLISFVSFSQNKQTNILSLEESLGYVKKYHPVIKQAKLITNTNEAKLMKARGAFDPKIEVDYNRKEFKNTDYYKKLISTFKIPTWYGIELKASYENNSGQYLNPQFKTPKNGLYNVGVSIPLARNLFINKRMATLKQAKLYTKQGELEQQLLVNTVLFNAISSYLNWIQYYQQYAVYKNYYANADVRLKNVVKNFKAGDKAAVDTLEASINLKNRKLDLEKAFIKQLKSKLEFSNYLWINDNIPMELKEEMIPDTTTFSKIDSILKTSTNHIIQNNFDNHPKLKLLELKKKKLQINKRLKINNLLPKIDFQHNFLASKVNNLDAFNVANYKNSLQVSVPLFLRKSRGDLKLAKLKLQDLDFEINATKIVLQNKITATKQEITSYQKQNTILKNLVSDYKIIVKSEERKFYLGESSLFLINYREVKLIESNLKSIKNQYEYAKTKSKLVQLLGKLNNL
- a CDS encoding IS110 family transposase; the protein is MKNYKEVVGIDVSKKKIDAYCYHAQSHKEFKNDIVGYKSLIKWVLKATKGVDVFYCFENTGYYSLKFALYLHSQKIVYVEESPLKIKRSSGIVKEKTDRLDASLIARYGWIYREELSPSTVKSTAHLELGRLLALRDQLVRNNAGLKETLKEMKVFLTSATTDAGCISLKRSIDYLSKQVKSIEIRIEELIFEDSSMYKNYELLSSLKGVGFVVACQLIYHTGNFTRFDNWRSFSSYCGTAPFAHESGTSIRRRKQCHYLGDRKMKSLLSMASVSAIQHDSELRMYYKRKLAEGKDKMLAINNVRNKLISRAFAVVKRGTPYVVLQQHAA
- a CDS encoding peptidase domain-containing ABC transporter, with the protein product MTKNNTLTPWQRFLGLLSLEKKDVLQISYYAIFEGIVALSLPLGIQAIINLLQGAEISASWIVLVILVTAGVAFSGVLKLMQIRIIETIQQRIFTRASLELSYRFPKIKMSELRNYYPPELANRFFDTLTIQKGISKILIDVPSALLQIIFALLLLSFYHPFFILFGILLLVLIFVVFKYTAKIGLETSLKESKNKYKVAHWLQEIARTIISFKLSGKTKLAVEKSDILVNDYLDSRENHFKILIIQYIQMISFKVIITAGLLLMGGFLVLNQKMNIGQFVAAEIIILLVIASVEKLILGLESFYDVLTSIEKLGQVIDKPIENQKGNNINITNSFKVELQNVSYYVSNRNNPILNDISFEIAAKDRILIQGESGSGKSSLAQLISGLVEPTSGGIFINDLSLSSLYLNNYRANLGLSLSEETPFKGTIRENVTFGDTSITDNDIYLTFNTVGLTEFLKHQPNGLDTYLKPEGKHIGYTISKKIILARAIIRKPKLLILEDPLDQLDKKETKGIIDFITKPSQPWSLIIISSNDNWKEKCNKQITLKKGAIVNL